A section of the Rhizomicrobium sp. genome encodes:
- the lexA gene encoding transcriptional repressor LexA yields the protein MLTRKQYELLMFIHERIRESGVPPSFDEMKDALDLKSKSGIHRLITALEERGFLRRMEKRARALEIMKLPENVSDTLRPATTRSQSMRAASPRHGRSENRISNDARMAGGPRRSVGDGEAAVNVPLVGRIAAGTPIEALQNKVGDVPVPGGMIGRGDHYALEVTGDSMINAGILDGDTVIIQEADAANTGEIVVALVDNQEATLKRLRRRGDSIALEAANPAYETRLYGADRVRIQGKLVGLIRRY from the coding sequence ATCCGGGAGTCCGGCGTGCCGCCGTCCTTCGACGAGATGAAGGATGCGCTCGACCTGAAGTCCAAATCGGGCATCCACCGGCTGATCACCGCCCTGGAAGAGCGCGGGTTCTTACGGCGCATGGAAAAGCGGGCGCGCGCGCTCGAGATCATGAAGCTGCCGGAAAACGTGTCGGATACGCTCCGGCCCGCGACGACGCGCAGCCAGTCGATGCGCGCGGCCAGCCCACGCCACGGCCGCAGCGAAAACCGGATATCGAACGATGCCCGCATGGCGGGCGGACCGCGCCGGTCGGTGGGCGACGGCGAGGCCGCCGTCAACGTGCCGCTGGTCGGGCGCATCGCGGCCGGCACGCCGATCGAGGCGCTGCAGAACAAGGTCGGCGACGTGCCGGTGCCGGGCGGCATGATCGGACGCGGCGACCACTACGCGCTCGAAGTGACGGGCGATTCGATGATCAATGCCGGCATCCTCGACGGCGATACGGTGATCATCCAGGAAGCCGACGCGGCGAACACCGGCGAGATCGTGGTGGCGCTGGTCGACAACCAGGAAGCCACGCTGAAGCGGCTGCGCCGGCGCGGCGATTCGATCGCGCTGGAGGCGGCGAACCCGGCCTATGAGACGCGGCTCTACGGCGCCGACCGGGTGCGGATTCAGGGCAAGCTGGTGGGCCTGATCCGGCGGTATTGA
- a CDS encoding ComEC/Rec2 family competence protein, producing the protein MGTAGRFLPFRRFVPSGAWPAPVRWTALPGLALAALGRAALAERDRWPLWLPAGLGTGIGVYFALPFEPSLAWAGLAALATVAAIFGASGTQNVALRVLLAALAAIAFGFALAKLRTEMVAAPVLAQRVGPLGLDGRVESAELHGKGIRFVLGDIRGKRFAPGSTPARVRISVRADTPLPPPGSWVHVTAVLMPPPAPAAPGAYDFGRAAYYLRLGGVGYAYGRPKPIAPLGEPSSSDRWHLFVETLRTRMTARIHEILPGSTGGIASALITGDRAAISDADEQALRDAGLAHVLAIAGLHMALVGGGLFWVLRALLAAFPPIALRYPIKKWAAVAALGAATFYLMISGASSASTRAFVMLASMLTAVLVDRPALSMRTLALAAAIILWLGPESLIEPGFQMSFAAVVGLIAVAEWEQARRRSESFGPKRFKAVRRYMRGIATTSLVGSIATVPYAIYHFDRATHYAVLGNLLAMPIMGFIAMPAAALSVFLMPLGLDAWPLRVLGFGIEIMLAMGRWVSGLPGAVSVMPAWPVSALVLVSLGGLWLGLWRTSWRWFGFAPLLLGIGLAYAATPPDLLVARDGLTVAVRGPDGALKLFRKAKDNYSAAEWLKRDGDERDSGDAIATPADGVHCDALGCIARTASGLLIADVSRIDALAEDCAVAAIVVSAVPTRRRCTGPKLVIDRFDIARNNGYAVWLGPPLRVETVEQDRGVRPWSAQPRPQYRRIRPTSLP; encoded by the coding sequence GTGGGAACAGCAGGTCGGTTCCTCCCGTTCCGCCGCTTCGTGCCCTCCGGCGCCTGGCCCGCGCCGGTGCGCTGGACCGCGCTTCCGGGCCTCGCCTTGGCCGCGCTCGGCCGCGCGGCGCTGGCCGAGCGGGACCGCTGGCCGCTCTGGCTGCCCGCCGGTCTCGGTACCGGCATCGGCGTCTATTTCGCGCTGCCGTTCGAACCGTCCCTGGCCTGGGCCGGCCTCGCCGCGCTCGCCACGGTTGCGGCGATCTTCGGCGCATCGGGCACGCAGAACGTTGCACTACGCGTCCTCCTCGCCGCGCTGGCCGCGATCGCCTTCGGTTTCGCGTTGGCCAAGCTGCGTACCGAGATGGTCGCCGCGCCGGTTCTCGCGCAGCGGGTCGGTCCCCTGGGCTTGGACGGCCGCGTCGAGTCCGCCGAGCTGCACGGCAAGGGCATCCGCTTCGTCCTCGGCGACATCCGCGGCAAGCGCTTTGCGCCCGGCAGCACGCCCGCCCGCGTGCGGATATCGGTGCGCGCCGACACGCCGCTGCCGCCGCCCGGCTCCTGGGTGCATGTCACCGCCGTTCTGATGCCGCCCCCGGCGCCGGCCGCGCCCGGCGCCTATGATTTCGGCCGTGCCGCCTATTACCTGCGGCTCGGCGGCGTCGGCTATGCCTATGGCAGGCCCAAGCCCATCGCGCCCTTGGGCGAGCCTTCCTCGAGCGACCGCTGGCATCTCTTCGTCGAGACGCTCCGTACACGGATGACGGCCCGCATCCACGAGATACTGCCCGGCAGCACCGGCGGCATCGCCTCGGCGCTGATCACCGGCGACCGCGCCGCGATCTCCGACGCCGACGAGCAGGCCCTGCGCGATGCGGGCCTCGCCCATGTCCTCGCCATCGCCGGCCTGCACATGGCGCTGGTCGGCGGCGGATTGTTCTGGGTCCTGCGCGCGCTGCTCGCGGCGTTTCCCCCGATAGCCTTGCGCTATCCGATCAAGAAATGGGCCGCGGTCGCGGCGCTCGGAGCGGCGACGTTCTATCTTATGATCTCCGGCGCCTCTTCGGCCTCGACCCGCGCCTTCGTCATGCTGGCGAGCATGCTGACGGCCGTCCTCGTCGACCGCCCCGCGCTCTCGATGCGCACGCTGGCGCTCGCCGCCGCGATCATCCTCTGGCTCGGTCCCGAAAGCCTGATCGAGCCGGGCTTCCAGATGTCCTTCGCCGCCGTCGTGGGGCTCATCGCGGTGGCGGAGTGGGAGCAGGCGCGGCGGCGCAGCGAAAGCTTCGGGCCGAAGCGTTTCAAGGCGGTGCGCCGCTACATGCGCGGCATCGCGACGACCAGCCTGGTCGGCAGCATCGCGACCGTGCCTTACGCCATCTATCATTTCGACCGCGCCACGCATTACGCCGTGCTGGGCAATCTCCTGGCCATGCCGATCATGGGCTTCATCGCCATGCCGGCGGCCGCGCTGTCGGTGTTCTTGATGCCGCTCGGCCTCGATGCCTGGCCGCTGCGCGTGCTCGGCTTCGGGATCGAGATCATGCTGGCGATGGGCCGCTGGGTCTCTGGCCTGCCGGGCGCCGTCTCGGTCATGCCGGCCTGGCCGGTGAGCGCGCTGGTCCTCGTTTCGCTGGGCGGCCTGTGGCTCGGGCTATGGCGCACATCGTGGCGCTGGTTCGGCTTCGCGCCGCTGCTCCTCGGCATCGGTCTCGCCTATGCGGCGACGCCGCCCGACCTGCTGGTCGCGCGCGACGGCCTGACCGTCGCGGTCCGCGGCCCCGACGGAGCATTGAAGCTCTTCCGCAAGGCCAAGGACAATTACTCCGCCGCCGAATGGCTCAAGCGCGACGGCGACGAGCGCGACAGCGGCGACGCGATCGCCACGCCCGCGGACGGCGTGCATTGCGACGCGCTGGGCTGCATCGCGCGGACCGCGAGCGGTCTTTTGATCGCCGACGTCTCGCGCATCGATGCCCTGGCGGAGGATTGCGCCGTGGCCGCCATCGTCGTCAGCGCCGTGCCGACGCGACGCAGATGCACCGGCCCCAAACTCGTGATCGACCGCTTCGATATCGCACGCAACAACGGCTATGCGGTGTGGCTCGGTCCGCCGCTGCGCGTGGAAACCGTGGAGCAGGACAGGGGCGTGCGCCCCTGGAGCGCCCAGCCCCGCCCTCAATACCGCCGGATCAGGCCCACCAGCTTGCCCTGA
- the gltX gene encoding glutamate--tRNA ligase, whose protein sequence is MTENKKPVLRFAPSPTGYLHIGGARTALFNWLYAKHTGGTFALRIEDTDRERSTPQAVDAILKGMAWLGLDWDGQTVYQFARADRHRAVAEQLLAEGKAYRCFATADELTEMREAQKAAGKPMRYDGRWRDRDPAEGGGKPFVIRLKARQTGETVVHDKVLGDVTFQNDQLDDMVLLRSDGTPTYMLAVVVDDRDMGVTHVIRGADHLNNAARQLQIIEQMGWPVPVYAHVPLIHGPDGAKLSKRHGALAVDAYRDMGYLPETMRNYLLRLGWSHGDDETISTEQAIEWFNLESIGKSPARMDFKKLDNLNGHYIRQSSDAALTAEVVALLDNKVPPQPLSMEARARLTKAMPGLKERAKTIVELAAAADFLYTDGPRVLDAAAEKLLTPEARATVAGMLPALEAADWSGPALEAAARMFAESAGLKLGQVAQPLRAAITGKASSPPLFDTMALLGREESLTRLRAYAG, encoded by the coding sequence ATGACCGAGAACAAGAAACCCGTCCTGCGCTTCGCGCCCTCGCCCACCGGCTACCTGCATATCGGCGGGGCCCGGACGGCGCTGTTCAACTGGCTCTATGCCAAGCACACCGGCGGGACCTTCGCGTTGCGCATCGAGGATACCGACCGCGAGCGCTCCACGCCGCAGGCGGTGGACGCGATCCTGAAGGGCATGGCGTGGCTGGGGCTCGATTGGGACGGCCAGACCGTCTACCAGTTCGCGCGCGCCGACCGGCACCGCGCTGTGGCCGAGCAATTGCTGGCCGAGGGCAAGGCCTATCGCTGTTTCGCGACGGCCGACGAGCTGACGGAGATGCGCGAGGCGCAAAAAGCGGCTGGCAAGCCGATGCGCTATGACGGGCGCTGGCGCGATCGCGACCCGGCCGAGGGCGGCGGCAAGCCGTTCGTGATCCGGCTGAAGGCACGGCAGACCGGCGAGACCGTGGTGCACGACAAGGTGCTGGGCGACGTCACCTTCCAGAACGACCAGCTAGACGACATGGTGCTGCTGCGCAGCGACGGCACGCCGACCTATATGCTGGCGGTGGTGGTCGACGACCGCGACATGGGCGTGACGCATGTGATCCGCGGCGCCGATCATCTGAACAACGCGGCGCGGCAGCTCCAGATCATCGAGCAAATGGGCTGGCCGGTGCCGGTCTATGCTCATGTGCCGCTGATCCACGGGCCGGACGGCGCCAAGCTGTCGAAGCGCCACGGCGCGCTGGCGGTCGATGCCTATCGCGACATGGGCTATCTGCCCGAGACGATGCGCAACTACCTGCTGCGGCTGGGCTGGAGCCATGGCGACGACGAGACGATCTCGACCGAGCAGGCGATCGAGTGGTTCAACCTGGAGAGCATCGGCAAGAGCCCGGCGCGGATGGACTTCAAGAAGCTCGACAATCTCAACGGCCATTACATCCGCCAGTCGAGCGACGCGGCGCTGACGGCGGAGGTCGTGGCGCTCCTGGACAACAAGGTGCCGCCGCAGCCGCTCAGCATGGAGGCCCGCGCGCGGCTGACCAAAGCGATGCCGGGGCTGAAGGAGCGGGCCAAGACCATCGTCGAGCTCGCGGCCGCCGCCGATTTTCTGTACACGGACGGTCCACGCGTGCTCGACGCCGCGGCCGAGAAATTGCTGACGCCGGAGGCGCGTGCCACGGTGGCCGGGATGCTGCCGGCCTTGGAGGCCGCCGACTGGTCGGGGCCGGCGCTGGAGGCGGCCGCGCGGATGTTTGCAGAGAGTGCAGGCCTCAAGCTCGGACAGGTGGCGCAGCCGCTGCGCGCGGCGATCACCGGCAAGGCATCGTCGCCGCCCCTGTTCGATACCATGGCCCTCTTGGGGCGGGAGGAATCCCTCACAAGGCTAAGGGCTTATGCCGGCTGA
- the gltA gene encoding citrate synthase has product MRESKIKPAGSATLTYRNKDYKLPTFAGTEGPEVIDIRKLYGDADVFTYDPGFTSTASCESDITFIDGDKGILLYRGYSIDQLAEHSDFLEVCYLLLHGELPDKAEKTKFDRSITMHTMVHEQLAQFFRGFRRDAHPMAVMCGVVGALSAFYHDSTDINDPKQREIASHRLIAKMPTLAAMAYKYTMGQPFVYPRNDLGYTENFLRMTFSVPAEEYKVNPVLAKALDTIFILHADHEQNASTSTVRLAGSSGANPFACIAAGIACLWGPAHGGANEAALKMLEEIGTVDRIPEFIRKAKDPNDNFRLSGFGHRVYKNYDPRAKAMQIQCHKVLDEVGHGDDPTLKVAMELERIALQDEYFVSRKLYPNIDFYSGITLRALGFPTSMFTALFALARTVGWIAQWKEMLEDPHQKIGRPRQIYTGKGLRDYVPLTKR; this is encoded by the coding sequence ATGAGAGAGAGCAAGATCAAGCCCGCCGGCTCGGCCACGCTGACCTACAGGAACAAGGACTATAAGCTGCCGACCTTCGCCGGCACCGAAGGCCCCGAGGTCATCGATATCCGCAAGCTCTACGGCGACGCGGACGTCTTCACCTACGACCCCGGCTTCACCTCCACGGCGAGCTGCGAGAGCGACATCACCTTCATCGACGGCGACAAGGGCATCCTGCTCTATCGCGGCTATTCCATCGACCAGCTCGCGGAGCATTCCGACTTCCTCGAGGTCTGCTATCTGCTGCTGCATGGGGAGTTGCCGGACAAGGCGGAGAAGACCAAGTTCGACCGCTCGATCACCATGCACACCATGGTCCACGAGCAGCTGGCGCAGTTCTTCCGCGGCTTCCGCCGCGACGCGCATCCGATGGCGGTGATGTGCGGCGTGGTCGGGGCGCTCAGCGCCTTCTATCACGACTCGACCGACATCAACGATCCCAAGCAGCGCGAGATCGCGAGCCACCGGCTGATCGCCAAGATGCCGACGCTGGCGGCAATGGCGTACAAGTACACGATGGGCCAGCCCTTCGTGTATCCGCGCAACGACCTGGGCTACACTGAGAACTTCCTGCGCATGACGTTCTCGGTGCCGGCCGAGGAGTACAAGGTGAACCCGGTGCTGGCCAAGGCGCTGGACACCATCTTCATCCTGCATGCCGACCACGAGCAGAACGCCTCGACCTCGACCGTCCGGCTCGCGGGCTCGTCCGGCGCCAATCCCTTCGCCTGCATCGCGGCGGGCATCGCCTGCCTGTGGGGCCCGGCGCATGGCGGCGCCAACGAGGCGGCGCTCAAGATGCTGGAGGAGATCGGCACGGTCGACCGCATTCCGGAGTTCATCCGGAAGGCGAAGGACCCGAACGACAATTTCCGCCTGTCGGGCTTCGGCCACCGCGTCTACAAGAACTACGATCCGCGCGCCAAGGCGATGCAGATCCAGTGCCACAAGGTGCTGGACGAGGTCGGCCATGGCGACGATCCGACGCTCAAGGTCGCGATGGAACTGGAACGCATCGCGCTGCAGGACGAGTACTTCGTCAGCCGCAAGCTCTATCCCAATATCGACTTCTATTCCGGCATCACGCTCAGGGCGCTGGGCTTTCCGACCAGCATGTTCACGGCGCTCTTTGCGCTCGCGAGAACCGTCGGCTGGATCGCGCAGTGGAAGGAGATGCTGGAGGACCCGCACCAGAAGATCGGCCGGCCGCGGCAGATCTACACCGGCAAGGGATTGCGGGACTACGTGCCGCTGACGAAGCGGTAA
- the lpxB gene encoding lipid-A-disaccharide synthase — MSTLPAKPLSLMLVAGEPSGDLLGGQLMAALKAVAGDSVTIYGMGGPAMTAQGLTSLFPLKDTAVMGLREVVPKIPVILRRVSDIVGVAMTRKPDAVVLIDSPDFNHRIARRLKRLAPEIPTINYVAPQVWASRQYRARAMARDFDLLLALLPFEPPFFEKYGLRTVFVGHPVIERARLMTGGPELRARLGIAPDAPVLCVLPGSRTSEIRFILPIFRGAVAEIARRVQGLITLLPTVPHVAASVRAATENWPAPLHIIEGDADKYAAFKAANAALAASGTVTTELALARTPMVVAYRVGGLTYTLARVLFRFKYFALVNLLLDRMAVPELLQHKATPQALADAVTPLLTDKAAAARQVADLDEVARLLGEGSEAPSLRAAHAIVDFVRAKKLGLVLPSP; from the coding sequence ATGAGCACGCTCCCCGCCAAGCCGCTGTCCCTGATGCTGGTCGCGGGCGAGCCGTCCGGCGACCTGCTGGGCGGCCAGTTGATGGCCGCGCTGAAGGCCGTCGCCGGCGACAGCGTGACGATCTACGGCATGGGCGGGCCGGCCATGACCGCCCAGGGCCTGACCTCGCTCTTCCCGCTCAAGGATACCGCCGTGATGGGCCTGCGCGAGGTGGTGCCGAAAATCCCCGTCATCCTGCGCCGCGTTAGCGACATCGTCGGCGTCGCGATGACGCGCAAGCCGGACGCGGTCGTCCTGATCGACAGCCCCGACTTCAACCACCGCATCGCGCGCCGCTTGAAGCGCCTCGCGCCGGAGATACCCACGATCAACTATGTCGCGCCGCAGGTCTGGGCTTCGCGCCAGTACCGCGCCCGCGCCATGGCGCGCGACTTCGACCTGCTGCTGGCGCTGCTCCCTTTCGAGCCGCCCTTCTTCGAGAAATACGGTCTTCGCACCGTCTTCGTCGGCCATCCCGTGATCGAGCGCGCCCGGCTGATGACAGGCGGTCCCGAGCTGCGCGCGCGGCTCGGCATCGCCCCTGACGCGCCGGTGCTCTGCGTCCTGCCCGGCAGCCGCACCAGCGAGATCCGCTTCATCCTGCCGATCTTCCGCGGCGCAGTGGCGGAGATCGCAAGGCGCGTCCAAGGCCTGATCACGCTGCTTCCGACGGTGCCGCATGTCGCCGCGAGCGTCCGAGCCGCCACGGAGAACTGGCCGGCGCCGCTGCACATCATCGAGGGCGACGCCGACAAATACGCGGCGTTCAAGGCCGCGAACGCCGCGCTCGCGGCCTCGGGCACGGTCACCACCGAGCTTGCGCTCGCCCGCACGCCGATGGTGGTGGCCTATCGCGTCGGCGGCCTGACCTACACGCTGGCGCGGGTGCTGTTCCGCTTTAAGTATTTCGCGCTGGTGAATCTGTTACTCGACCGCATGGCAGTGCCGGAACTGCTGCAGCACAAGGCGACGCCGCAGGCGCTAGCCGACGCCGTAACGCCGCTCCTGACCGACAAAGCCGCCGCCGCCCGCCAGGTCGCCGACCTGGACGAAGTCGCCAGGCTCTTGGGCGAAGGCAGCGAAGCGCCGTCCCTGCGCGCGGCGCACGCCATCGTGGATTTCGTCAGGGCGAAGAAGCTTGGCCTCGTCCTACCCTCCCCTTGA
- the lpxI gene encoding UDP-2,3-diacylglucosamine diphosphatase LpxI (LpxI, functionally equivalent to LpxH, replaces it in LPS biosynthesis in a minority of bacteria.), whose translation MSALGIIAGGGELPRAIAESAREAGRGVFVVALERAGDWVNRFPHDRSSMGLVGKTLRLLHAHDCKDVVFAGYVSRPNFFKLRYDLKGLSWFPPVLWAMRKGDNTLLDAMVGLFEREGLSIKSIDSVAPWLQIGEGPLGRVAPKPEDETDIALAMAKARAQGTRDVGQAVVVRDGRILAIEGRDGTDAMLTRLGTLPPGRGVLAKALKPIQDRKTDLPTIGVATVRNAAACGLAGIAVEAHTALVLGRAAVTEAADALGLFVVGVPAGS comes from the coding sequence GTGAGCGCGCTCGGCATCATCGCGGGCGGCGGCGAGCTGCCGCGCGCCATCGCCGAGAGCGCGCGCGAGGCGGGGCGGGGCGTCTTCGTCGTGGCGCTGGAACGGGCCGGAGACTGGGTGAACCGCTTTCCGCACGACCGCAGCTCGATGGGCCTCGTCGGAAAGACCCTGCGGCTGCTGCACGCCCATGATTGCAAGGATGTGGTCTTCGCCGGCTATGTCTCGCGCCCGAACTTCTTCAAGCTCCGCTACGACCTGAAAGGCCTATCCTGGTTTCCGCCCGTGCTGTGGGCGATGCGCAAGGGCGACAACACACTGCTCGACGCCATGGTCGGCCTGTTCGAGCGCGAAGGGCTTTCGATCAAGAGCATCGACAGCGTCGCGCCCTGGCTCCAGATCGGCGAAGGCCCCCTCGGCCGCGTCGCGCCGAAGCCGGAAGACGAGACGGACATCGCCCTTGCCATGGCCAAGGCGCGCGCACAGGGCACGCGCGATGTGGGCCAGGCGGTCGTCGTGCGCGATGGCCGGATTCTCGCGATCGAAGGCAGGGACGGCACCGACGCGATGCTGACCCGCCTCGGCACGCTGCCGCCCGGCCGCGGCGTCCTCGCCAAGGCGCTGAAGCCCATCCAGGACCGCAAGACCGATCTTCCCACCATCGGCGTCGCGACGGTCCGGAACGCCGCCGCCTGCGGCCTCGCCGGCATCGCCGTCGAGGCGCACACCGCGCTGGTGCTCGGCCGCGCCGCGGTGACCGAGGCCGCCGATGCGCTCGGCCTCTTCGTCGTCGGCGTGCCGGCGGGATCATGA
- the lpxA gene encoding acyl-ACP--UDP-N-acetylglucosamine O-acyltransferase: MAVHPTAIVEDGAKLGAGVEIGPFCLVGQGAVLGDGVRLLSHAIVKGRTEIGARTVIHPQAVLGGEGQIRGNDFDGRLVVGQDCVIREGVTMSGGGRRGGGVTTVGNNGYFMAMSHVGHDCHVGDDVTFTNGAVLGGHSEIGQGVILGGLSAVQQFCRVGKGAMVGGISGVNRDVIPYAMAFGDHIELAGLNLIGLKRRGLSRETINVLRAAFRLIFKGADGDVEKRARDAKAKWPEVREVAEIADFILADAKQPLALYRRRGGADD; this comes from the coding sequence ATGGCGGTTCATCCGACCGCGATCGTCGAAGACGGCGCGAAACTCGGCGCGGGCGTGGAGATCGGCCCCTTCTGCCTCGTCGGCCAGGGCGCCGTGCTGGGCGACGGGGTGCGGCTTCTTTCCCACGCGATCGTCAAGGGCAGGACCGAGATCGGCGCGCGCACCGTGATCCATCCCCAGGCCGTTCTCGGCGGCGAGGGCCAGATTCGCGGCAATGATTTCGACGGCAGGCTGGTCGTCGGCCAGGATTGCGTGATCCGCGAAGGCGTCACCATGAGCGGCGGCGGGCGCCGCGGCGGCGGCGTCACGACGGTCGGCAACAACGGCTACTTCATGGCGATGAGCCATGTCGGCCATGACTGCCATGTCGGCGACGACGTGACCTTCACCAACGGCGCTGTTCTCGGCGGTCATTCCGAGATCGGGCAGGGCGTCATCCTGGGCGGGCTCTCCGCCGTGCAGCAATTCTGCCGCGTCGGCAAAGGCGCGATGGTCGGCGGAATCAGCGGCGTCAACCGCGACGTCATTCCCTATGCCATGGCCTTCGGCGATCATATCGAGCTCGCGGGCCTCAACCTGATCGGCCTGAAGCGCCGCGGCCTCTCGCGCGAGACGATCAACGTCCTGCGCGCCGCCTTCCGGCTGATCTTCAAGGGCGCGGACGGCGATGTGGAAAAGCGCGCCCGCGACGCGAAGGCGAAATGGCCGGAGGTGCGCGAAGTCGCCGAGATCGCCGATTTCATCCTCGCCGACGCCAAGCAGCCGCTCGCGCTCTATCGCCGGCGCGGCGGCGCCGATGACTGA
- the fabZ gene encoding 3-hydroxyacyl-ACP dehydratase FabZ: MGEQGQSGLVLDVEALKKLIPHRAPFLFVERLTDIVPFESANGYKAVGFNEPHFAGHFPQFAVMPGVLIVEALAQTAGALVTHSMGLEKTPNVFFMGIDKARFRKPVVPGDMLRLHVKALQHRGPVWKFEGKAYVGEALCAEGEFSAMIRIDVSG, encoded by the coding sequence ATGGGTGAGCAAGGTCAGTCGGGTCTGGTCCTGGATGTGGAAGCGCTGAAAAAGCTCATTCCGCACCGCGCGCCGTTCCTCTTCGTGGAGCGGCTGACGGACATCGTGCCCTTCGAAAGCGCCAACGGCTACAAGGCGGTCGGCTTCAACGAACCGCATTTCGCCGGACACTTTCCGCAATTCGCGGTGATGCCGGGCGTCCTCATCGTCGAGGCCCTGGCCCAGACCGCCGGCGCCCTCGTGACCCATTCGATGGGTCTGGAAAAGACCCCCAACGTGTTCTTCATGGGCATCGACAAGGCGCGCTTCCGTAAGCCCGTCGTCCCCGGCGACATGCTGCGCCTCCACGTCAAGGCGCTCCAGCATCGCGGCCCGGTCTGGAAGTTCGAGGGCAAAGCCTATGTCGGCGAGGCGCTGTGCGCCGAGGGCGAATTCAGCGCGATGATCCGCATCGACGTCTCGGGCTGA
- the lpxD gene encoding UDP-3-O-(3-hydroxymyristoyl)glucosamine N-acyltransferase, whose product MADPRFYDNRGPFALGEVCEAVGAALPAAADARARIGDLASLAGAGPDHLSFFAGGGRGADLAQTAAGFCFVPEKTAKPLAVRPGTIAIPCASVQHAFAAAARMFYPDSSLVAWSQQTPVDPSAAIGERVVLGPGVVIGPGAEIGDGTRIGPNAVIGRGVTIGRSCEIGSNCTISNAHIGDEVLILPGAQIGQPGFGFASGASGHIKIPQIGRVIVQDRVEIGACTAIDRGALGDTVIGEGTKLDNLIQIGHNTHIGRHNILVAQSGIAGSCEFGDFVIIGPQVGIADHVKIGSGARVAARSASQPGIEYAGGQDYGGAPLRPVREWIREMHALTKLAKKPKSDSHG is encoded by the coding sequence ATGGCCGATCCACGCTTCTACGACAATCGCGGACCGTTCGCGCTCGGCGAAGTGTGCGAGGCCGTCGGCGCGGCTCTGCCCGCGGCGGCGGACGCCCGTGCCCGGATCGGCGATCTCGCCAGCCTCGCCGGCGCCGGTCCCGATCATCTGAGCTTTTTCGCGGGCGGCGGCCGCGGCGCCGATCTGGCCCAGACCGCCGCCGGCTTCTGCTTCGTGCCGGAGAAGACCGCCAAGCCGCTCGCGGTTCGCCCCGGGACGATCGCCATTCCCTGCGCCTCGGTGCAGCACGCCTTCGCCGCCGCCGCGCGGATGTTCTATCCGGATTCGAGCCTGGTCGCCTGGTCGCAGCAGACCCCGGTCGATCCCTCGGCCGCCATCGGCGAGCGCGTCGTGCTCGGTCCCGGCGTCGTGATCGGCCCGGGGGCGGAGATCGGCGACGGCACGCGGATCGGTCCGAACGCCGTCATCGGCCGCGGCGTGACGATCGGCCGGTCCTGCGAGATCGGCAGCAACTGCACGATTTCCAACGCCCATATCGGCGACGAGGTGCTCATCCTCCCCGGCGCCCAGATCGGCCAGCCGGGCTTCGGCTTTGCTTCCGGGGCGTCCGGTCACATTAAGATTCCGCAGATCGGCCGCGTCATCGTGCAGGACCGGGTCGAGATCGGCGCCTGTACCGCCATCGACCGCGGCGCCTTGGGCGACACCGTGATCGGCGAGGGCACCAAGCTCGACAACCTCATCCAGATCGGCCACAACACCCATATCGGGCGTCATAATATTCTCGTCGCGCAGTCCGGCATTGCCGGAAGTTGCGAATTCGGCGATTTCGTCATCATCGGGCCGCAGGTCGGCATCGCGGACCATGTCAAGATCGGCTCCGGCGCGCGGGTGGCGGCCCGCTCCGCCTCTCAGCCGGGAATCGAGTATGCCGGGGGCCAGGATTACGGCGGGGCGCCGCTCCGGCCCGTCCGCGAATGGATTCGCGAAATGCACGCATTGACGAAACTCGCAAAGAAGCCGAAATCTGACAGCCATGGGTGA
- a CDS encoding OmpH family outer membrane protein, translating to MKLTSHIVRLGAAVIVLASLSQAALAAPPGTPPQGAPMPRILLVDRAEVLSRSAAGISIMNQVKGMIASAQNSLKARDIALQKEGQALQQQIAILSPAVKNAKIKAFNDKRTALQMDLQKQQSLIQGGLLAARSQALNALRPILQKIMIERGGNLLFDRNAVLEWLPAFDITGLAIQRLNQVLSTVKVVPTPMPENAGPPQQ from the coding sequence ATGAAACTCACATCGCACATCGTCCGCCTGGGCGCGGCGGTCATCGTCCTCGCAAGCCTTTCGCAGGCCGCCCTGGCGGCGCCTCCCGGCACGCCGCCGCAAGGCGCGCCGATGCCGCGCATCCTCCTGGTCGACCGCGCGGAGGTCCTGAGCCGGTCCGCCGCCGGCATCAGCATCATGAACCAGGTCAAGGGCATGATCGCCTCGGCGCAGAACAGCCTGAAGGCGCGCGACATCGCGCTCCAGAAGGAAGGCCAGGCGCTGCAGCAGCAGATCGCCATCCTGTCGCCGGCTGTGAAGAACGCCAAGATCAAGGCCTTCAACGACAAGCGCACCGCGCTCCAGATGGACCTGCAGAAGCAGCAGAGCCTGATCCAGGGCGGCCTGCTCGCCGCGCGCAGCCAGGCGCTGAACGCGCTCCGGCCGATTCTGCAGAAGATCATGATCGAGCGCGGGGGCAATCTCCTGTTCGACCGCAACGCCGTGCTGGAATGGCTCCCGGCCTTCGACATCACGGGTCTTGCGATCCAGCGCCTCAACCAGGTGCTGTCGACGGTGAAGGTCGTTCCGACGCCCATGCCGGAGAACGCCGGACCGCCGCAGCAATAG